In Quercus robur chromosome 10, dhQueRobu3.1, whole genome shotgun sequence, a genomic segment contains:
- the LOC126704351 gene encoding uncharacterized protein LOC126704351, with protein MVQDSMECAKKCKACQYHANFIHQPPEPLHPTVVSWPFDAWGLDAIRPLPKSSSGHLYILAATDYFSKWAKDVPLKEVKKETVVNFIQTHLIYRYGVPQYIITNNGKPFYNRLMTELCENFEFKQYNSSMYNAPANGLAEAFNKTLGSLLKKVVSKTKRDWHERIGEALWAYRTTFRTPIQATPYSLVYGVEAVLPLEHQIPSLQIAIQEGLTGEENAKLKLQELEALDEKRLEA; from the coding sequence ATGGTGCAAGATTCTATGGAGTGCGCTAAGAAATGCAAAGCTTGTCAGTATCATGCAAACTTCATCCACCAGCCGCCAGAACCTTTACACCCAACTGTAGTTTCTTGGCCTTTCGATGCATGGGGGCTTGATGCAATAAGGCCATTACCAAAGTCATCTAGTGGCCATCTATACATCTTGGCCGCAACTGATTACTTCTCAAAATGGGCGAAAGATGTGCCTCTTAaggaagtgaagaaagaaacaGTGGTCAACTTCATTCAAACTCACTTGATCTATCGGTATGGTGTCCCTCAGTATATCATAACTAATAATGGCAAACCATTCTACAATAGGCTTATGACAGAGCTATGcgagaattttgaatttaaacaatacaaCTCCTCCATGTATAATGCCCCGGCAAATGGACTAGCTGAAGCATTTAACAAAACACTTGGCAGTTTGTTGAAGAAGGTGGTATCCAAGACAAAACGAGATTGGCATGAAAGAATCGGAGAAGCATTATGGGCATATCGAACAACATTTCGAACGCCTATTCAAGCGACACCATATTCTCTTGTCTATGGAGTGGAAGCCGTCCTTCCTTTAGAACACCAGATCCCATCATTACAGATTGCCATTCAAGAAGGATTGACTGGAGAAGAAAATGCCAAGCTCAAGTTGCAAGAATTAGAGGCACTTGATGAGAAAAGGCTCGAGGCCTAA
- the LOC126701911 gene encoding 11-beta-hydroxysteroid dehydrogenase A-like, producing MDLLHKFLNIILLPLTFILLLLIMPPFLLLKFLFSLKRYIFMENVAGKVALITGASSGIGEHVAYEYAKRGRLVLVARREDRLRAVANKARKIGSPEVIAVAADVSKVEDCKRFVEEAVNHFGQLDHLVNNAGVTKPRSFEKVTQFSDFASLMDINFWGSVYSTHYAMPHLRKNKGKIVVISSTGAWLANPRLSFYNASKAALLSFFETLRIEFGPDIGVTIVTPGLIDSEMTQGKFLPQAAWVPAETAEGCAKAILDSTCSGDVYLTEPSWMKVLYWIKVLCPEVLEWCSHSMFANRPQSTKKNS from the exons ATGGATTTGCTGCACAAGTTCTTGAACATTATACTCCTCCCCTTAACCTTCATTTTGTTACTTCTCATTATGCCaccatttcttcttctcaagtttcttttttccttgaaaagatACATATTCATGGAAAATGTGGCCGGCAAAGTTGCGCTTATCACTGGAGCATCTTCAGGAATTGGCGAG CATGTTGCTTATGAGTACGCAAAGAGAG GTCGTTTAGTCCTCGTTGCAAGAAGAGAGGACCGTCTTCGGGCAGTCGCAAATAAAGCCCGTAAGATAGGATCCCCGGAGGTTATTGCTGTGGCTGCAGATGTTTCCAAGGTTGAAGACTGTAAGCGATTTGTTGAAGAGGCAGTGAACCACTTTGGACAAT TGGATCATTTGGTCAACAATGCTGGAGTGACAAAACCACGCTCGTTTGAAAAAGTCACCCAATTTTCTGATTTTGCTTCACTTATG GATATAAATTTTTGGGGGTCAGTGTATAGTACCCATTATGCAATGCCACACTTGAGAAAAAACAAAGGGAAGATTGTTGTAATTTCTTCAACTGGAGCATGGTTAGCTAATCCAAGATTGAGCTTCTACAAT GCAAGCAAGGCAGCCCTACTATCTTTTTTTGAGACATTGAGAATTGAATTTGGTCCGGATATTGGGGTAACAATTGTGACTCCTGGATTGATTGATTCAGAAATGACACAAGGCAAATTTTTACCACAG GCTGCATGGGTTCCGGCTGAGACAGCAGAAGGGTGTGCCAAGGCGATTCTGGACAGTACTTGCAGTGGAGACGTGTACTTGACTGAGCCATCTTGGATGAAGGTGTTGTATTGGATCAAAGTCTTGTGCCCTGAAGTATTGGAATGGTGTTCCCACTCAATGTTTGCCAATAGGCCACAATCTACAAAGAAGAACTCCTAG
- the LOC126704353 gene encoding 11-beta-hydroxysteroid dehydrogenase-like 4A: MDFLHKFLGIALPPLMLIVFSITLAPFLFLKFLYFLKRSKYSENVAGKVILITGASSGIGEYVAYEYARRRACLSLIARREDRLQEIANRARQLGSPEVIVVPADVSNVEDCKHFVEETVNHFGQLDHLVNNAGVTRFKLFEDSVQLSDFASIMDINFWGSIYSTHNAIPHLRKRKGKIVVLASTAAWMAMPRLGFYNASKAAVISFFETLRVELRSHIGITIVTPGLIKSEMSTKLSKAKAAWSLAMSTEECAKAIVASACRGDMYLTEPSWMKVMFWMKIMCPEVLEWYFHSRFVKRRQTSKDS; encoded by the exons ATGGATTTTCTGCACAAGTTCTTGGGCATTGCACTGCCTCCCTTGATGCTCATTGTGTTCTCTATCACTTTGGCCCCATTTCTCTTTCTCAAGtttctttatttcttaaaaagatCCAAATATAGTGAAAACGTGGCGGGCAAAGTCATACTCATTACTGGAGCATCTTCTGGAATTGGTGAG TATGTTGCATATGAGTATGCTAGGAGACGAGCGTGTTTATCCCTTATTGCAAGAAGAGAGGACCGTCTTCAAGAAATTGCAAATAGGGCCCGACAATTAGGATCCCCAGAGGTTATTGTGGTACCTGCAGATGTTTCCAACGTTGAAGATTGCAAGCATTTTGTTGAAGAGACAGTGAACCACTTTGGACAAT TAGATCATTTGGTGAACAATGCTGGAGTAACACGCtttaaattatttgaagattCCGTCCAATTATCTGATTTTGCTTCAATCATG gACATAAATTTTTGGGGTTCAATATATAGCACCCACAATGCAATTCCACacttgagaaaaagaaagggaaagatTGTTGTACTTGCTTCAACTGCAGCATGGATGGCTATGCCAAGATTGGGTTTCTACAAT GCAAGCAAGGCAGCCGTAATATCCTTTTTTGAGACATTGAGGGTTGAACTTCGTTCGCATATTGGAATAACAATCGTGACTCCTGGATTGATTAAGTCAGAAATGTCCACAAAATTATCAAAG GCTAAAGCAGCCTGGTCCCTAGCTATGTCAACAGAAGAGTGTGCCAAGGCAATTGTGGCCAGTGCTTGCAGGGGAGATATGTACTTGACTGAGCCATCTTGGATGAAGGTGAtgttttggatgaaaatcaTGTGTCCTGAAGTATTGGAATGGTATTTTCACTCGAGGTTTGTCAAGAGGCGCCAAACTTCAAAAGACTCCTAG